A stretch of DNA from Maridesulfovibrio sp.:
ATCTCCGCAGATCTTCTGCAGAGTGGAGGAAAACGCTTCCAGCTGGTCCATGGGCATAAAATCCCAACAGCTTCTCGGCGCCGGATCAATCTCCATCTTCCGGCATCTGTTCCAGGAATCGACTATCCCCTCGTCGAGTCCGTCAAAAACCACCGGACGCCCATCCACGAAATTTTTCCATTTGGAATAGTCAACCCGTGACCCTTTCTGCCCGCAGGAACCGGACAACGGGAATTCCATGGGAATATGAGCGGAGTTTCCTGATGTGCGTATTTCAAAGCTGTCACCGTCCCTAAGAAGTAAATACATATGCGTTCTCCGTGACAAGGTGAAAATAAGTACCCCAGCTTGGGCTATCTGACTCATGCATATCCAGACTGTCAAGTGTTCACATTTCGAACACAAGCCCATCCGAACATCCATATTTAATCCTTTTATATCATATGAATAGATCAAAAATAACCCTTCCACCGAACCTTTTCCGCCGTATTGTTCCACTCCTGAACACAGCCGGGTGCCGCACAAAGCTATAACCCTGATCATCATACTGTAATAATTTGATTTTACGCCTTGGCACCTCCGTTGCAATCCGGGATTCCAACCACGTTAATAAATCAGGAGGATCGATCATGGCTCAACAAGTGATCATGCCCAAGTGGGGCCTGACCATGACAGAAGGGAAAGTCGTTCGCTGGCTCAAAGGCGAAGGAGATTCGGTGGAGGCCGGAGAACCTCTCTTTGAGGTGGAGACCGATAAAATAACCAACTCGGTGGAAGCCCCTGCCAGCGGCGTCCTGTTTCAGATCATCGTACCGGAAGGAGAAACGGCCGAAGTCAAGGCCGTGCTGGCAATCATCGCCGCTCCAGGCGAAACACCTGAAAAATCAGCCGGGGGTGCAGCAAGCGCGGAAGCCCCCAGTGAGGCTCCCGCCGCAGCCGCACCGGAAAAAAAGGAAACTCCCGCATCCGCACCTGCCGGTGAAGGAGAGTTCGCAAGGGCCATGCCCGCAGCGCGCAAACTGGCTGAAGAACTCGGAGTGGACCTCTGCACGGTTGCCGGAACCGGGCCCAGAGGGGCCATAACCATGAAAGATGTCCAGTCTGCTGCGGATGCGGCTTTTGACGGCATCAACGCCAGCCCCAAGGCAATCGAATTTGCCCGCAAGAAAGGCATTGACCTGTCACTTGTAACCGGTTCCGGAGAAGACGGGCGCATCACCAAGGCGGATATCCTCAAAGCCATGAATCCCGCTGCCGAACAGCCGGCTCAGGCGGCACCGGCGGAAGCACAGGACACCATCCTTCCCATGGACGGTGTTCGCAAGCTGATTGCGGACAATATGCACGCAAGCCTGAACTCTGCCGCCCAGCTTTCGGTTTTTGTGGAACTTGACGTTACCGAAATGGTCCGCCTGCGCGCAGACCTGCTGGCCCGCAACAAACGCAATCCCGAATACAGGATGTCATACAACGACATCATTTCCTACGCCGTATGCCGCGCTCTCAAACGGCATCCGATCATGAACTCCACCCTGCAGGAAGACGGGATTCACCTTCACCCGCACGTCAACCTCGGCATCGCCGTCTCCCTGCCCAACGGCCTCATAGTTCCCAACGTCAAGAAGGCCGACACCATGACCCTTGAAGAACTGAGGACCGAAGTCCGCGATGTTGCCGGACGTGCCCGCAAGGGCGGCCTGAACATGGACGAAATATCCGGCGGAACATTCACCATCAGTAATGTGAGCATGCTCGGAGTGGACGGCTTCACACCCATTCTCAATCCGCCGGAAACAGGCATCCTCGGCATAGGACGCATTATCGAAAAGCCTGCTGTCAAAGACGGTGAAATAAAAATACGCAGCATGATGACCCTTTCACTGACATTCAACCATATGACCACGGACGGAGCTCCGGCCATGACCTTCCTGCGCGAGCTTGGAGACATGCTGGAAAATCCCGGCCTGATGATCATGTAGGCAGACCATGTCCAGAAAAAGATTTGCAGTGGAACTCGGCTACGCAGCCGACCTTCACGGGGAAGACATGACCAAGGCCGCTGTTCGCGCAGTCCGCGACGCTGTTTCACGGATATGCCTGTGCGGGATTGTGGAGATATGCGGGCGGGACCGTTTTCAGGGCGTGTACGTCCATGCGGTTCTTGCCGTTCCCGATCCGGATGGAGTTGACCGGGAAGCGGTCCTGGCCTGCATCCCCATAGGCGAACCATCGCTGGAACTCGTCAAGGGAGGCATGAGCGTCCCCGGAATCGAGGTCCCGTGTTTCGCCCCCGGGGTCAGCAATATAGTCGTGGCTTGTGCCGCCCTGACCGTCTACGTCGAGACGGACCCTGAAGGCGCTGAAACAGGAGCATAGGAGTAACGGGTCCGGCGATACCATGGCCGGGCCTATCAACCCAGAGGAGTTTTAAACAATGGCTCTCAGCAAGAAGACATTGATCAAGATGTATGAAACCATGAACAGGATCCGGATGTTCGAGCTGAAGCTGCAGGAGCTTTTCGCAGCAAGCGAGATTCCCGGCTTCGTACACCTTTACCTCGGCGAAGAAGCCGTGGCCACCGGAGCATGCTCGGCCCTCACCGATGCCGACATGATAACCAGTACCCACCGCGGGCACGGACATCTGCTGGCCAAAGGCGGAGACCTGAAGCTGATGATGGCGGAAATTTTCGGCAGGCAGACCGGTTACTGCAAGGGCAAGGGAGGCTCCATGCATATAGCCGACCTGGACCTCGGAATTCTCGGAGCAAACGGCATTGTCGGCGGCGGCGGTCCGCTGGCGGCAGGAGCTGCCCTGGCTGCCAAATACAGGAAAAGCGAAGATGTGGCCATGTGCTTTTTCGGAGACGGTGCATCCAACCAGGGAACCACTCAGGAATCCCTCAACATGGCCAGCGCCTGGAAACTGCCCCTGATCTTCATCAATGAAAACAACGGCTACGGCATTTCATGCCCGCAGTGCAAATCCATGGCTGTGGTCGACATCGCCGACCGCGCCGCCGCCTACGACATGCCCGGCGTGGTTGTGGACGGTAACGATGTCCTTGCCGTGTACGAAGCTGTATCCGAAGCAGTTAAGCGCGCACGCAAAGGTGAAGGCCCCTCATTGGTTGAATGCAAGACCTACCGCTGGCGCGGACATTTCGAAGGTGACGCCTGCACCTACCGCTGCACTCAGGAACTTGAAGAATGGATGGCCAAAGACCCGATTCCCCGTTTTGAGGAAAAACTCATCGAAGGCAAGACTGTCACCAAGGATGAAGCGGAAGCTATCAAGGCCCGTATCGCCGATGAGATTGCCGAAGCCGTCGATTTCGCCAAGAACAGCCCCATGCCGCCCTCCAGTGCACTGATGGACGACGTATACGCGTAAACAGGCTGCGTTACCTTTCACGAATTTAAATCCAACGGAGAAAACAATGTCCGAAAAAACATATCTTCAGGCACTCAACGAAGCGATGAAGCAGGAAATGGAGCGTGATAAAAACGTCTTCATCATCGGCGAAGACGTGGGCCAGTTCGGCGGCTGCTTCGGCGTAACCCAGGGTCTTTTCGACACTTTCGGCGAAGACCGGGTAATTGATACCCCCATCACCGAAAGTGCCATTGTCGGCGCTGCCGCCGGTGCTGCAGCCTGCGGTCTGCGTCCTGTTGCGGAACTGATGTTCGTTGATTTCATCGGCGTATCCATGGACCAGCTTTTCAATCAGGCTGCCAAGATGCGCTTCATGTTCGGCGGCAAAACCACCGTCCCCATGACCCTGCGCATGCCCCAGGGTGCAGGGATCGGCGCTGCCGCTCAGCACTCGCAGTGCCTGGAATCATGGTTCATGAACATCCCCGGACTCAAGGTGGTCATCCCCTCCAGCCCGTATGACGCCAAAGGGCTACTCATCAGCGCCATACGCGACGACAACCCGGTGGTCTTTCTGGAACACAAACTGCTCTACGGAGTGAGCGGAGAAGTGCCGGACGAAAGCTACGCCATCGAGATAGGTAAAGCAGACATCAAACGCGAGGGCAAAGATGTGACCATCGTGGCAACCTCCAAGATGGTCTACTCCGCCCTGGAAGCAGCCGAAAAGCTGAAAGCGGACGGAATCGACGTTGAAGTGGTCGACCCGCGCTGCCTGCTGCCGCTGGACAAGGATACCATTCTTGAGTCCGTCAAAAAGACGCATGCAC
This window harbors:
- a CDS encoding alpha-ketoacid dehydrogenase subunit beta encodes the protein MSEKTYLQALNEAMKQEMERDKNVFIIGEDVGQFGGCFGVTQGLFDTFGEDRVIDTPITESAIVGAAAGAAACGLRPVAELMFVDFIGVSMDQLFNQAAKMRFMFGGKTTVPMTLRMPQGAGIGAAAQHSQCLESWFMNIPGLKVVIPSSPYDAKGLLISAIRDDNPVVFLEHKLLYGVSGEVPDESYAIEIGKADIKREGKDVTIVATSKMVYSALEAAEKLKADGIDVEVVDPRCLLPLDKDTILESVKKTHALVVAHEAVQFAGPGAEIAAMVAEEAIEYLDAPVKRVGAPFCPVPFSPPLEQHYIPGAADIIEAVKSIR
- a CDS encoding dihydrolipoamide acetyltransferase family protein, which encodes MAQQVIMPKWGLTMTEGKVVRWLKGEGDSVEAGEPLFEVETDKITNSVEAPASGVLFQIIVPEGETAEVKAVLAIIAAPGETPEKSAGGAASAEAPSEAPAAAAPEKKETPASAPAGEGEFARAMPAARKLAEELGVDLCTVAGTGPRGAITMKDVQSAADAAFDGINASPKAIEFARKKGIDLSLVTGSGEDGRITKADILKAMNPAAEQPAQAAPAEAQDTILPMDGVRKLIADNMHASLNSAAQLSVFVELDVTEMVRLRADLLARNKRNPEYRMSYNDIISYAVCRALKRHPIMNSTLQEDGIHLHPHVNLGIAVSLPNGLIVPNVKKADTMTLEELRTEVRDVAGRARKGGLNMDEISGGTFTISNVSMLGVDGFTPILNPPETGILGIGRIIEKPAVKDGEIKIRSMMTLSLTFNHMTTDGAPAMTFLRELGDMLENPGLMIM
- a CDS encoding thiamine pyrophosphate-dependent dehydrogenase E1 component subunit alpha yields the protein MALSKKTLIKMYETMNRIRMFELKLQELFAASEIPGFVHLYLGEEAVATGACSALTDADMITSTHRGHGHLLAKGGDLKLMMAEIFGRQTGYCKGKGGSMHIADLDLGILGANGIVGGGGPLAAGAALAAKYRKSEDVAMCFFGDGASNQGTTQESLNMASAWKLPLIFINENNGYGISCPQCKSMAVVDIADRAAAYDMPGVVVDGNDVLAVYEAVSEAVKRARKGEGPSLVECKTYRWRGHFEGDACTYRCTQELEEWMAKDPIPRFEEKLIEGKTVTKDEAEAIKARIADEIAEAVDFAKNSPMPPSSALMDDVYA
- a CDS encoding Lin0512 family protein; the protein is MSRKRFAVELGYAADLHGEDMTKAAVRAVRDAVSRICLCGIVEICGRDRFQGVYVHAVLAVPDPDGVDREAVLACIPIGEPSLELVKGGMSVPGIEVPCFAPGVSNIVVACAALTVYVETDPEGAETGA